A window of Aerococcus urinae contains these coding sequences:
- a CDS encoding ABC transporter permease: MYSSGLSTLSYLFQQVLFTFLLLFTISTLACCSLFPLFDLELSGRFFLDLFFLELFAANFGMVLSTLTKKNQGALLVGTMLSVLTMLLSEALFTLKANSLQEEIQPLFPQFYMAKLGSGLDGQSVDLRQSVCVLLLYTLLFFLIALNVQKRRIEK, from the coding sequence ATTTATTCCAGCGGACTTTCGACCCTTTCTTACCTTTTTCAGCAAGTGCTGTTCACTTTTCTGCTTCTGTTTACGATTAGTACCTTAGCTTGCTGTAGTCTTTTTCCTCTCTTTGACCTCGAATTATCTGGACGATTTTTCTTAGATTTATTTTTTCTTGAACTATTTGCTGCCAATTTTGGCATGGTCTTATCAACGCTGACTAAGAAAAATCAGGGAGCCCTCTTAGTGGGGACCATGCTATCTGTTTTGACCATGCTGCTTTCGGAGGCTCTATTTACATTAAAAGCAAACAGTCTACAAGAAGAGATCCAGCCGCTTTTTCCGCAATTCTATATGGCCAAGTTGGGATCAGGGTTGGATGGCCAGTCGGTAGATCTAAGGCAATCGGTATGTGTTCTTTTACTCTATACTTTGCTTTTCTTCTTAATCGCCCTCAACGTGCAAAAGCGAAGAATAGAAAAGTGA
- a CDS encoding GntR family transcriptional regulator — MEFNDRLPIYRQVADYFREKMATGEYQAGSELPSRRQVASDFRVNPNTVQRAYSLLESEGLIETHKTMASRVTEKEDRLQALREELLGRAIASFVDKIAPFDMERSTVMDLLNQALDEKEAEDHD, encoded by the coding sequence ATGGAATTTAATGACCGCTTGCCCATCTACCGACAAGTGGCGGATTATTTTCGTGAGAAGATGGCGACAGGTGAATATCAAGCTGGCAGTGAATTACCGAGTAGACGGCAAGTGGCTAGTGATTTTCGGGTAAATCCCAATACCGTGCAAAGGGCCTATAGCTTACTGGAAAGCGAAGGGCTCATTGAAACCCATAAAACCATGGCCAGCCGAGTAACGGAAAAGGAAGACCGTTTACAGGCGTTAAGAGAAGAATTGCTTGGCCGAGCCATCGCTAGTTTCGTGGATAAGATTGCTCCTTTTGACATGGAGCGCTCGACAGTGATGGACTTACTTAATCAAGCATTGGATGAAAAGGAGGCAGAAGACCATGATTGA
- a CDS encoding isochorismatase family protein yields MTSMTVDNTLVLVIDIQEKLVPAMSDPDTYLTNLQFLLEGLNHLGVKKVVTEQYPQGLGSTHPDIKSYLSDAPVYAKTRFNACIPEVINHITPEIDHVVIIGMETPICVEQTAHQLLEDHPQVEVTLVRDALTARSAQEHEWALSQLQTEGARLLSSESLLYCLLEDAKNPHFKAISNLVKDRHA; encoded by the coding sequence ATGACTTCAATGACTGTTGATAATACCCTGGTCCTTGTCATCGATATCCAAGAAAAGCTTGTCCCTGCTATGAGTGATCCCGACACCTATCTAACCAACCTGCAATTTCTTCTGGAAGGTTTAAACCACTTAGGCGTTAAGAAAGTGGTCACCGAACAATATCCTCAAGGTTTAGGGTCTACCCATCCTGACATTAAGAGCTATCTAAGCGATGCACCGGTTTACGCCAAGACCCGTTTCAATGCCTGCATTCCCGAAGTCATCAACCACATCACGCCTGAGATTGATCATGTGGTAATTATCGGAATGGAAACCCCTATCTGTGTGGAGCAAACCGCCCATCAATTATTAGAGGATCATCCGCAAGTGGAAGTGACTTTGGTCCGTGACGCCTTGACTGCTAGAAGCGCTCAAGAACACGAATGGGCCCTCAGCCAACTCCAAACAGAAGGTGCCAGACTCTTATCCAGTGAGAGCCTCCTCTACTGCCTGCTTGAAGATGCCAAGAACCCAC
- a CDS encoding type II toxin-antitoxin system PemK/MazF family toxin, whose amino-acid sequence MVMRQGDIFYVNFNPNIGHEQRNSRPAIVLSHDLIFQTSRMAIVAPISTTKRNYPAYYELQETDHTKGKVLLDQTKSLDLYHCQVSQENFIERAKPNEFKRIIHRYKLLFDLVDDYQ is encoded by the coding sequence ATGGTAATGCGGCAGGGCGACATTTTTTACGTTAATTTTAATCCAAATATCGGGCACGAACAGAGAAATAGTCGTCCGGCTATTGTATTAAGTCATGATCTCATTTTTCAGACGAGTCGAATGGCGATTGTTGCGCCTATCTCAACAACTAAACGAAATTATCCAGCCTATTATGAGCTTCAAGAGACTGACCATACCAAGGGTAAAGTTCTTTTGGATCAAACAAAGTCTCTTGATCTTTATCATTGCCAAGTCAGCCAAGAAAATTTTATTGAACGAGCTAAACCGAATGAATTTAAGCGTATTATTCATCGTTATAAATTGTTATTCGATCTGGTAGATGATTATCAATAG
- a CDS encoding PadR family transcriptional regulator, whose translation MADETQLASEIPLTETHFLVLLTMVKPNHGYGVMQEVEVITHGRVTFGPGTLYGAINNLSKKGWIEMVEHDKKNRRKIYQTTTTGRKLLELEFKRMKQLIEASQDYLREGES comes from the coding sequence ATGGCCGATGAAACACAGTTAGCAAGTGAAATTCCTCTAACCGAAACCCATTTTCTCGTCTTATTAACCATGGTTAAGCCCAACCATGGTTACGGCGTTATGCAAGAGGTGGAAGTGATCACCCATGGACGGGTTACTTTTGGACCGGGGACTTTATATGGAGCGATTAATAACCTTTCAAAGAAGGGTTGGATCGAAATGGTTGAACACGATAAGAAAAACCGGCGGAAAATTTATCAAACCACGACGACAGGACGTAAGTTGCTTGAATTAGAGTTCAAGCGCATGAAGCAATTAATTGAGGCAAGTCAGGACTATTTAAGGGAAGGTGAGTCATGA
- a CDS encoding virulence RhuM family protein, translating to MTEPDSNGEIIIYQSEDGTSKLDVKLEDETVWLTQAQLVELFQSSKANVNEHIKNIFDGGELEESSTVREFRIVRREGSRDVARKIKHYNLDMIISLGYRIQSKVATHLQRWATK from the coding sequence ATGACGGAACCTGATAGTAACGGAGAAATTATTATCTACCAAAGTGAAGATGGAACGAGTAAATTAGACGTTAAACTTGAAGATGAAACAGTTTGGTTGACACAAGCACAACTCGTTGAATTATTTCAGTCTAGTAAAGCTAATGTTAATGAACATATAAAAAACATCTTCGATGGAGGAGAACTTGAGGAAAGTTCAACTGTTCGGGAATTCCGAATAGTTCGTCGAGAAGGAAGCCGAGATGTTGCTCGTAAAATAAAACATTACAACCTCGATATGATCATCTCCCTTGGCTACCGCATTCAATCTAAGGTAGCTACTCACTTACAGCGCTGGGCGACCAAATAG
- a CDS encoding ABC transporter ATP-binding protein, translating into MIEFCDVHKSYGSKKVLDGINFFFAKNQVTCLIGVNGTGKTTLMKLLMKLTPLDAGKILIDGKPVTTKDFERIIFIPDMPTLDDRQSIRQALDGVKRYYQLYNEERAQELLRFFHLDESDRIANLSKGNVAKVGLLLGLAVDADYMIMDEPFSGIDIFTREEVARVFTDQLMEDRGVLISTHEIQDIESLVDQAILLDQGRIIESFSPEEVRDLEGKSIVDVMREVYGR; encoded by the coding sequence ATGATTGAATTTTGCGATGTACATAAATCCTATGGCAGTAAGAAGGTTCTTGATGGTATCAATTTTTTCTTTGCCAAAAACCAGGTGACTTGTCTGATCGGTGTGAATGGAACAGGGAAGACGACTCTGATGAAGCTGTTGATGAAGTTAACTCCCCTGGATGCTGGAAAAATTCTTATCGACGGTAAGCCGGTGACGACAAAGGATTTCGAACGGATCATTTTCATCCCTGATATGCCTACTCTGGATGATCGGCAAAGTATTCGTCAGGCCTTAGACGGGGTTAAGCGTTACTATCAGCTTTATAACGAAGAACGGGCCCAGGAGCTCTTGCGTTTCTTTCATTTAGATGAAAGCGACCGCATTGCTAACTTATCCAAGGGTAATGTTGCCAAGGTCGGCCTTTTGTTGGGTTTAGCGGTGGATGCCGATTATATGATTATGGATGAACCTTTTTCGGGAATTGATATTTTTACCCGTGAAGAAGTGGCTCGGGTGTTCACTGACCAATTAATGGAGGATCGCGGGGTTTTGATTTCAACCCATGAAATCCAAGACATTGAAAGCTTGGTTGACCAAGCTATTCTCTTGGACCAGGGCCGTATTATTGAAAGTTTTTCTCCTGAAGAGGTACGTGACTTAGAAGGTAAATCAATTGTTGATGTCATGCGGGAGGTGTATGGGCGATGA
- a CDS encoding ABC transporter ATP-binding protein, with amino-acid sequence MENILTVKDLSKTYKNGRKALDHLNFTVTKGEILGFLGPNEAGKSTTINILSTLLKADEGQVIYFNNDHLPLKTIKQHLGIVPQELAIYEDISAFDNVKFFASLYGVKKAEMKDRVIKALRKVGLEERAHDKAATFSGGMKRRLNIACAIAHDPQLIIFDEPTVGIDPQSRNHILESIEALRDEGATVIYTTHYMEEVQQLCDRVIIMDGGEVLLNDRLDNILKAYSNVKYQMSLDQPIFPDLLDIIHHLPQVLSASQDDELHMNLTMKEAGTSLNEVLELLVQSHIAITSIQTRKNNLEDVFLSLTGKQLRD; translated from the coding sequence ATGGAGAATATTTTAACCGTCAAAGACCTATCAAAAACCTATAAAAATGGGCGAAAAGCCCTTGATCATTTAAATTTCACTGTGACTAAGGGTGAGATCCTTGGCTTTTTAGGACCCAATGAGGCTGGGAAGAGCACCACCATCAATATTCTATCGACCCTACTAAAAGCGGATGAAGGGCAAGTGATCTACTTTAATAATGACCACTTGCCACTTAAAACCATCAAACAGCACCTGGGGATTGTGCCACAAGAACTCGCCATTTATGAGGATATTTCCGCTTTTGATAATGTAAAATTCTTTGCCTCCTTATATGGTGTCAAGAAAGCTGAAATGAAGGACCGGGTAATAAAGGCGTTAAGGAAGGTCGGATTGGAAGAACGCGCCCATGATAAGGCTGCCACTTTTTCGGGTGGGATGAAGCGACGTTTAAACATTGCCTGTGCCATAGCCCATGATCCCCAATTAATTATTTTTGATGAGCCTACCGTGGGGATTGATCCCCAGTCGAGAAACCATATTCTCGAATCGATCGAGGCTTTGCGGGATGAAGGGGCCACGGTTATCTACACCACCCATTACATGGAGGAAGTCCAGCAGCTTTGTGACCGGGTCATTATTATGGATGGGGGAGAGGTTTTATTAAATGACCGCTTGGATAATATCTTGAAAGCTTACAGCAATGTCAAGTATCAAATGAGCCTGGACCAGCCCATATTCCCAGACTTATTAGATATCATCCACCACTTACCCCAGGTGCTGTCTGCTAGTCAGGACGATGAATTGCACATGAATCTCACGATGAAGGAAGCAGGTACTTCGTTAAATGAAGTCTTGGAATTATTGGTTCAGTCTCATATTGCGATTACCAGTATCCAAACCAGAAAGAATAATCTAGAAGATGTTTTCTTAAGCCTAACCGGAAAACAATTAAGGGACTAG
- a CDS encoding AbrB/MazE/SpoVT family DNA-binding domain-containing protein has protein sequence MQTKIAQWGNSKAIRIPSTIVKQLNLKDNQVLSLEIKDQALVIKPKEAETIQELFADYNTSFTYEEEMDWGPAVGEEIEW, from the coding sequence ATGCAAACTAAAATTGCTCAATGGGGGAATTCAAAGGCGATCAGAATCCCATCAACGATAGTTAAACAGCTCAATTTAAAGGATAATCAAGTGCTCTCACTTGAAATCAAAGATCAGGCCCTAGTGATTAAGCCTAAGGAAGCAGAAACTATTCAGGAATTATTTGCTGATTACAACACTTCTTTCACTTATGAGGAAGAAATGGATTGGGGACCAGCAGTGGGAGAAGAGATCGAATGGTAA
- a CDS encoding ABC transporter permease produces the protein MLTIMKQDLVNLFKNKPIMTYLILYPFLLITVTGFVFSSLFSDDLLTAYDYYGVTMMIYLSMATVIILPELFFGHQVKYANYRIVYSPMARYKVYLSKLIVSISVSYAILASYILVFNAVGWVNYGGRHVAFILLLDLALVIFSITFGGAFCLLLKSEDLATKILNLVINVFAILSGLFFPMSIFGKRAAQIANLSPIAQVMKSFFEIIYDQNASFLSQTIIALMCASLGFLLIIHLKYHPEDFGE, from the coding sequence ATGTTAACCATCATGAAACAAGATCTGGTGAATCTTTTCAAAAATAAGCCGATTATGACCTATCTAATACTTTATCCCTTTCTCTTAATTACAGTGACAGGCTTTGTCTTTTCATCTCTTTTTAGTGATGACCTGCTCACAGCCTATGACTATTATGGGGTCACTATGATGATCTACTTGTCCATGGCCACGGTGATTATCCTGCCCGAGCTCTTCTTTGGTCACCAGGTCAAGTATGCTAATTATCGGATTGTCTATTCGCCTATGGCTCGATACAAAGTTTATTTATCCAAACTAATTGTATCTATTTCAGTCTCCTATGCCATCCTAGCCAGCTATATCTTGGTTTTTAATGCGGTAGGTTGGGTTAACTATGGGGGCAGGCATGTGGCCTTTATCTTATTACTGGATTTAGCCCTGGTGATCTTTTCCATTACTTTTGGGGGTGCTTTCTGCCTGTTGTTAAAGAGCGAAGATCTCGCCACAAAAATTCTAAATTTGGTGATTAATGTTTTCGCCATTCTGTCGGGGCTATTCTTCCCCATGTCTATCTTTGGAAAAAGGGCCGCTCAAATCGCTAACCTATCACCTATCGCACAAGTGATGAAGAGCTTTTTCGAGATTATTTATGATCAAAATGCCAGTTTCCTATCGCAGACGATCATCGCTTTAATGTGTGCCTCACTAGGCTTTTTATTGATTATCCACTTAAAATATCACCCGGAAGATTTTGGAGAATAA
- a CDS encoding TetR/AcrR family transcriptional regulator yields the protein MAKDNKEKLIQATDRLLRDRSISSITTKEITKEAGVSVGVFYNYFTSKEDVFTELIKSFFNYSLEEMKKLQAEITGKNLRSEIKFKEYLIKGIDKDWENRFLNSDILTLSRKDQAFNELMMDFNEGMIAIIVDILTIIQADAQDNDLVIKAKLIMNLIQNSYPVFSSFEDDQEQEAYMEQVVKIIFDLSFNE from the coding sequence ATGGCTAAAGATAATAAAGAAAAGTTAATTCAAGCAACTGACCGCTTGCTGAGGGATAGAAGCATTAGTTCAATTACCACTAAGGAAATCACCAAGGAAGCGGGGGTATCTGTCGGCGTCTTTTACAACTATTTCACTAGCAAAGAAGATGTCTTCACAGAATTGATCAAAAGCTTCTTCAATTATTCACTAGAAGAAATGAAAAAACTTCAAGCAGAAATAACCGGAAAGAATCTGAGGTCGGAAATAAAGTTTAAAGAATATTTGATTAAGGGGATAGATAAAGATTGGGAAAATCGCTTCTTAAATAGTGATATTTTAACGCTTTCAAGAAAAGACCAAGCTTTCAACGAATTAATGATGGATTTTAATGAAGGAATGATTGCGATTATTGTTGATATTTTAACCATTATTCAAGCGGACGCTCAGGACAATGACCTGGTCATTAAGGCCAAGTTAATCATGAATTTGATTCAGAATTCCTACCCCGTCTTTTCTAGTTTTGAGGATGACCAAGAGCAAGAAGCTTATATGGAGCAAGTGGTCAAAATAATTTTTGATCTGAGCTTTAATGAATAG
- the rlmD gene encoding 23S rRNA (uracil(1939)-C(5))-methyltransferase RlmD — MKHRYPSEQLEVEVTGLSEKGLGLAEYRFPDTELGKGRKLKLQIPKALPGDKLLVTVPNARGRRRATRTYDRIIEPSPSRNGGYELNGPQVGGAPLEYMNYPDQLAYKRALTQGFLADQGFDPTVVGEVWGMDDPYHYRNKLELSFSIDGDLGFFVQGDQYQIVDWQKNILAPEIFMTLKEEVQAWQKAWGLAGYEKQSKQGLLRQLLLRQGQHSGEVMVAIFAQEKTADLDPDAIQDLIQRLQAYPEINSLMWIKNTAIADRMGADKVEVLAGRDYIRDELAGFNYRLYFDTFFQPNPTQAQKMIDLACDWAELDADSLVIDLFCGVGSFSLPLAKRAKALVGIEIVEQSIESAKRNARDNGITNAHFIARDARHGLAEIEEEWGQADLLLLDPPRNGAGGKIMRRIGRMGLDKIIYVSCNPKSLAADLVWLRDFGYEIMKFQLIDQFPHTQHVESVVLLEKK, encoded by the coding sequence ATGAAGCACCGTTATCCAAGTGAACAATTAGAAGTGGAAGTGACCGGACTTTCTGAGAAGGGGCTAGGTTTAGCCGAATACCGTTTTCCGGATACCGAATTAGGAAAAGGACGGAAATTAAAACTTCAAATTCCTAAGGCCCTACCTGGGGATAAATTGTTAGTCACTGTACCCAATGCCAGAGGTCGAAGACGAGCAACACGGACCTATGACCGGATCATTGAGCCTTCGCCTAGTCGAAATGGGGGTTATGAATTAAATGGCCCCCAAGTTGGTGGAGCACCTTTGGAATATATGAATTATCCCGATCAATTGGCCTATAAGCGAGCACTCACCCAGGGTTTCTTGGCTGACCAAGGCTTTGATCCCACTGTGGTGGGTGAGGTATGGGGGATGGATGACCCTTACCATTACCGCAATAAGCTGGAGCTGAGTTTCTCGATCGATGGCGACTTGGGCTTCTTCGTCCAAGGCGACCAGTATCAGATTGTCGATTGGCAAAAGAATATCCTCGCCCCAGAAATCTTCATGACCCTTAAAGAAGAAGTTCAAGCCTGGCAAAAGGCTTGGGGTTTAGCTGGTTATGAAAAACAGTCTAAGCAAGGTTTGCTCAGACAACTGCTCTTGCGCCAAGGCCAGCACAGTGGCGAAGTCATGGTAGCTATTTTTGCCCAAGAAAAAACGGCAGATCTTGATCCAGATGCTATTCAAGACCTCATCCAACGCTTGCAGGCTTATCCTGAGATTAATAGCTTGATGTGGATTAAGAATACCGCCATTGCTGACCGGATGGGGGCTGACAAGGTGGAAGTTCTTGCTGGTCGGGACTATATCCGTGATGAGCTGGCTGGTTTTAACTACCGCCTTTATTTCGACACTTTCTTCCAACCTAATCCTACCCAAGCTCAAAAGATGATTGATTTGGCTTGCGATTGGGCAGAATTAGATGCAGATAGCCTGGTAATTGACCTTTTCTGTGGAGTTGGTAGCTTTAGTTTGCCCCTTGCCAAGCGAGCTAAGGCCTTGGTGGGAATTGAGATTGTGGAGCAATCGATTGAATCGGCTAAACGTAATGCTCGGGATAATGGGATCACTAACGCCCACTTTATTGCTCGTGATGCTCGCCACGGTTTGGCTGAAATTGAAGAAGAGTGGGGACAAGCGGACCTGCTCTTACTTGATCCTCCACGCAACGGTGCCGGTGGAAAAATCATGCGTCGGATTGGGCGGATGGGCCTAGACAAGATCATTTACGTCTCCTGTAACCCTAAAAGCTTGGCAGCAGACCTAGTCTGGCTCAGAGACTTTGGTTATGAGATTATGAAATTCCAATTAATCGATCAATTCCCGCACACCCAGCATGTTGAATCGGTCGTGTTGTTGGAGAAGAAATAG
- a CDS encoding DUF2812 domain-containing protein — MMVTKFKAFFNPIEGRQEYLNTLADQAYRLLSSGGLLQRFQRSDTQPLHYTVQYIGHMVPKERKDYCEFLEGLGYQTFFAPLNMGKFTLGNVRWRPYNNGRAALATSLGMINHEILIIESKEAKELPAFSEKEGKRADLKGRLRPATYLMIVSLIMLGIALLVYLDFSQDWWAWTARSVRPLEGVFWVWLIVGAVLLIYSGWTIARIRSLIQDLS, encoded by the coding sequence ATGATGGTGACAAAGTTTAAGGCCTTTTTTAACCCGATTGAAGGTCGTCAAGAGTACCTCAACACCCTAGCAGACCAAGCATATCGTTTACTTTCAAGTGGCGGCTTGCTGCAAAGATTTCAAAGATCTGACACCCAGCCGCTTCATTATACGGTTCAATATATCGGCCATATGGTCCCTAAAGAGCGGAAGGATTACTGTGAATTTTTAGAAGGATTGGGCTATCAAACATTTTTTGCCCCGCTTAATATGGGCAAGTTTACTTTGGGCAATGTGCGCTGGCGTCCTTATAATAACGGACGGGCGGCGCTTGCGACCAGCCTAGGGATGATTAATCATGAAATATTAATCATTGAGAGCAAGGAAGCTAAAGAACTACCAGCCTTTAGCGAAAAGGAGGGCAAGCGAGCGGACTTGAAAGGGCGGTTAAGACCGGCAACCTATCTGATGATTGTTTCCCTTATTATGTTAGGGATTGCCCTATTAGTTTACTTGGATTTCTCCCAAGACTGGTGGGCGTGGACGGCTAGGAGTGTTCGCCCCTTGGAAGGTGTATTCTGGGTCTGGCTAATCGTTGGTGCTGTGCTCTTGATTTATTCTGGCTGGACGATAGCTCGAATTCGGTCTTTAATTCAGGACCTGTCCTAG
- a CDS encoding WapI family immunity protein: MTSLVFTEKDKSLTVDILGYEFKDLSESDDVFDRNWLKVAFSYSDSVKSFKQVDPCLLSFELGDIIESIHSLISGKETEVLRTFTEPYLSMAITQIDSCYAFQISFVYDTKNDWKKVSLCQTLNCEELKQLSFQLKDFYQRSPLR, translated from the coding sequence ATGACTAGCTTAGTCTTTACTGAAAAAGATAAAAGCTTAACTGTCGATATTCTTGGCTATGAATTCAAAGATCTATCTGAAAGTGATGATGTATTTGATCGAAATTGGTTAAAAGTAGCGTTTAGCTATTCGGATTCAGTCAAGTCCTTTAAACAAGTGGATCCTTGCCTATTAAGTTTTGAGCTGGGAGACATCATTGAAAGTATCCATTCGCTGATATCGGGAAAGGAAACAGAGGTGTTGAGAACATTTACAGAGCCCTACTTGTCCATGGCTATTACTCAAATCGATTCTTGCTATGCTTTCCAAATAAGTTTTGTCTATGACACTAAGAATGATTGGAAAAAAGTATCTTTATGCCAAACATTGAATTGTGAAGAGCTTAAGCAGTTGAGCTTTCAATTAAAGGATTTCTATCAAAGATCTCCATTAAGATAA